The following DNA comes from Huiozyma naganishii CBS 8797 chromosome 8, complete genome.
CCCTGAACCACCTCACAGGCGTGATATCGTTGGTCAAGTCGTCTGAGTCTGTCAATTGAGACAGATCCTTCACTTTCAGCTTCACCTTCATTTTTGCCAATTCTGCATTTAGACGCGTCTTGTACTTCAGCACGAACATCTTGATAGGGTGTTTCCCCATCTGTATTCTCTTGCTTTTAGACAGCAGTAGATCGTGacacaacagcaacagggTGAGTCTCTGGAAGACGGGCGCACCTTTCTTCTGTGGAACTTCATCCAGTATCTTGGATTTTTTCATCACCTTCTCCAAAAACGGTTTATACCTCCAACACGAGCTTACAACAGCGTATATATGTTTCGGATTCGTCTTCACTTTGAACCGTTTGCAGCTGTTCAACACAAGCGTCTGCAGCGACCCTGAAAGTTTGCCCTTCGCATCCTGGTTCTCAATGGATTCCAACACCCACGTAGCATCCCTGTAGAAATCCATGCCAGCGGCTCTTACCTCGCCCAATCTGATATCAGAATGAGAAGGGATCTACCGCTTCAGATCTCTTCAACTCATCGCGAATATATTATTTGCCTCgagaatttttcaaaagaagaattgATTACTGTAAGCACCAGTGAAAAACCCGCACAGGTTTgcgaaagaggaaaagtaaaaaaataaattttggaaaataaaaCTGGTATTGAATTCCTCCTTGAGCACACAGAGGAACCATTTTATTACATTCTTGGATTGTTTGGGTCCGCTTAGAGGCGCTTCTTGGTGGATACGTCACGGTCGCAAGTAGCTCCTACTGTACCCACTttaaattcaaaaaaaaaaggcGATTATGACGGAACCGTCGGTGAAGAGGGAGAACCCCGACAGTCAGAAACCCGCTGAGTCGTCAACGCACTCTAAGAGGCAGATGATTGTCGCTCCTTGCGCTCCGAAGCTTCGTTATACGCCCTTGAAGACCGGTTTATGCTATGATGTCAGAATGAGATACCACGCCAAGATATTCACTTCATACTTTGAATACATAGACCCGCACCCTGAGGATCCCAGAAGAATCTACCGTATCTATAAAATCCTCGCTGAAAACGGGCTGATTACTGATCCCATGTTGAGTGGTATAGATGACATTGGGGACCTGATGCTGAAAATCCCAGTGAGGGAGGCCACATCTCAGGAAGTCTTGGAGGTGCACTCCAAAGAACATTTGGAATTTATCGAGAGTGTGACGAAAATGTCTCATGATGAATTGCTCAAGTCCACGGAAACAGGAGACTCGGtgtacttcaacaacgatTCATCTTCTAGCGCAAAACTCTCCTGTGGCGGTGCCATCGAGGCGTGCAAAGCTGTTGTGGAGGGCAGGGTCAAGAATGCATTTGCGGTGGTAAGACCGCCAGGCCACCATTCGGAACCGGAGTCGGCAGGTGGGTTTTGTCTGTTCAGTAACGTTGCAGTGGCATCCAAAAATATCTTGCGGAACTACCCAGAGAGTGTGAGGAGAATTATGATCCTTGACTGGGATATACATCATGGTAACGGTACCCAAAAGGCATTCTACGACGATGACCGCGTTCTTTACATTTCTCTGCATAGGTTTGAACTTGGGAAATATTACCCAGGGACAGCACAAGGTCATTACGACAAAACAGGTGAGGGGAAGGGAGAAGGTTTCAATTGTAATATTACCTGGCCCGTCGGTGGCGTTGGTGACGCAGAGTACATGTGGGCTTTCGAGCAAGTGGTGATGCCAATGAGTAGGGAGTTCAGGCCTGACTTGGTGATTATATCTGCCGGGTTTGATGCCGCTGATGGGGATACTATTGGCCAGTGTCATGTGTCTCCCAGCTGTTATGGTCATATGACACATATGTTAAAATCTCTGGCCAACGGCAATTTATGCGTTGTTTTAGAAGGTGGATATAATCTGGATGCCATTGCTCGAAGCGCACTGAGTGTTGCGAAGGTTTTAATTGGCGAACCTCCTGAGGAATTGCTAGATCCGGTAAAGGACCCTAAACCTGAAGCTATTGAAATAATTAACAAAGTAATAAGACTACAGTCCAAGTATTGGAAATGCTTTCAAAGAAGGCACGGCAACTCCGGATGTACGTTTGAGAAACATATGACCGAGAGTATATCCACGGACAACTTCCCCTTGCAGTCGGCAATACGTCAACAGCAGTTCAGCGCTCTGTCGAAAGAGTTCGGGTTTGTCAAGTTTCCTTTGTTTGAAATGAAACTATCTGATGACACGGTGATATGCTCGCCAGAAGTGTACAACAAAGATACAATAATAATTTTAGTAAGAGACACTCCGGAAATATGGGCGAAGCGAGACGTCATACAGGGCACTATCGACCCGTCAGCTTCCATAATAACGGATGCCGCGTTGGCATTCATCAAATGGGCTATGGAGAGGAACTATGGTGTTATTGATGTGAATATCCCACAGTCGCTGTTTGAACAAGACAATTATTCTGCTATGATAACTGCACAAGAGGTCATGTCGTTTATGTGGGACAACTATATCAGATTTTTTGGCAGTGCCTCTAAGATAGCTTTTGTGGGTGTCGGTGATGCATGTTCAGGAATTGTGCATTTGTTGGGCCATAGGGATACAAGGAGTAAAGTCAAGTCCGTAATAAACTTCATTGCACAAAAGACTTTGAAGCCTCTGATACCCTTGGTCGATGAGACGTTAGGTGACTGgtatttcaaaaattccCTGGTATTCTCTGATAAAAATCATGCGTGTTGGGGAGACAACGAAAATGAGAACAAGAAgccaagaaaaaagtttgGTCGCGTGCTGAGGTGTAATTCTGATGGTTTGACGAATATTATTGAGGAAAGATTCGAAGAGGCAACTGATTTTATGTTGGATTCCTTCGAGGAATGGAGTGAGAGTGATTAGTGGAGATACGTTGTTCGTTATTTAATTTACAAAATGAATATACTGATACGTAAACGGTGTCTATGCATGTTAAAAAGTAATTTTATACTTGATGAATTTAGATGGCAACTCCTTTTCGGCGGAAAGACATTATGATAAGTTTATTAGACATTGCACACAAAATAGATTTCCTTGATGAGGGTCTTGAGTCACCAATTAGGTCATGCCAAAAAATAGGTGCAACACTCACTTCTGCATGTGTGTTCATTTACTATTGATAGCATCGCTTATATCTTGTACTCTCTTGCCAGATAGAAATGCGGGTTTTGAAGGTAAGACTGGTCTCAAACGATCCGGTTTATGAGGGACTGGCGGACCCTTAGGGGCCTTGCGCGGAGTAGTTGAAATGCTTCTTGACACAGGCTCAGTTGTATTTTTACCCTtatctttctctttcaacttctccatCATTCTCTTTCTGACCTCTTCTTTCgaaaaaactttttttgGTCCTGAACTCTCCTTGGATTTCTCGTTAGCTTTGGTAATGTGCTTTAAATCAGTGTCATTTTTGGGGTTGAAAATAGATACTGATCTCCTGCCACCAAGCCTTTTATTGGCATTAGGAGGCAAGTTAATGGAATTAATGATGTTATCATCAATAGAGCTTCCCTCAGTGTCATCATCTTccgatgatgatgataagtcaatatcttcaagCACGATAGGTTTGTTCAGTACTTGTCTCTGTGATTTCTCTGGAAGAGCGGGGGTTTGAGGTTGATTGTTCAAGTTGTGTTCATAATACTTTCTGTGGCTATTCAAAGCCATAGGTTTTAGTGCCCCCGAAGAACGAGATCTGGATAGGACGGGCATATCAGCACCTTCCAGGCTCTCATTTGAAAGTGGGTCACCAGAACCTGTTACCATGTACAATTGGGGTGCCTCTATCTGACTTGGAGTTTGTTGCCGGCATACTTTaacctgttgttgctgtcgtAATTGTAActgcagttgctgttgctgtatTTGGACTGTAGAAGTATTAGTGTTGTTCATTATTGAATGCAAATGTTGAATGTTATTCGATGCGTCGGTCATATTAGGTTTCAAGTAGAAATTTATAATTGGACAAGATATGTTCTTCATATCAGAAAGTTCTTTGACCACATCGTATATGTTTGGTCTGTGATTGGGTTGCACCGCCAGCAGTTTACTAATTAGATGTCTCAATCGATCACTATAGGCAGGGAAAGCTGGAAATTCGTACCTGGAGGTTAAAATACCAGCTTCTCCAGATTTTTCGAAGGGTGTTGTATAATAACAAATCTTGTATAAAAAGACACCAAGAGCCCAAATATCTGATTTCTCGTCAATTGGAAACCCCCTCGACATGTCTATCATTTCGGGTGATCTGTACTGTGCAGTAGTATTTCTCATGATATCATTTTGTACCAAAGCTAGCTCTTGCGGATTGGATGGTGGCCTGATTGGGCCACTAACAGAACCAAAATCGCATAGCTTGAACTCATTATTTTTGGAGAGCAAAACATTTTCTATCTTGATATCTCGGTGTACCAATGGAGGTTGTAAGGCGTGCATTGCAGCAACCCCCTGTGATACAGACCACATGATATTTACGACCTCTGACTCCTTCAGTCTATTCTGCAACCTAGAATTTAAAAAGTTGATTAATCCACCATTCTCACAGTATTCCATTAATAAGAACACCTCATAAGTCCCGTTTTGAAAACTAGATTTAGCTGCGTGAGAGTCGATGTAAGACACTACACACCGATTATTCCTTAGCAATTTCATAGCATCCACCTCCGCTCTGAGGACATTGAGGCTCGGCTTATCAGGCACGATAactcttttcaaacacGCAATGTTCGTGCCAGAAAAGGGGTCTATTGGAGAGATGGTAGTTTGATAGATCTGTGCAAATCCCCCAGCAGTCAAATACTTGATAATCTGGACCTGGTGTGATCCTACAGTCAAAGTCGTCCCCTGTGGGTACGTCGATATATTTGGTTGGTTCATGCAGTattaaaagaaaatatgatTTCTGTGGAGGAAGAATTCGACAACTGGTGAGGCTTTAATCGTGCAGAAGTCCGTGACTTTTCTAAAGGAAAGGGAGTTCAACCGATCGGAGGAACCTGCCAACCTTTAAAAAGATCCAAATTCGGCAATCTTTTCCTCGaacaaaaaggaaaaaactaTCGTTGTGCACGATGTGACGTGTTGTTGCTCTCCACTTGGAGAATGATTGCGAGTCGGAGGTTTATACTACCAGGACCTCCCCTATACGCAGTTGCCACATCGGCGCAATGCCAGTCGATGAGAACTCTGTGgaggttttttctttatataCGGATCAAAATACTTGCTAGTTATAGGGGCATCCCAGCCTTGAATATCTTTTTTCACTGTGATATGCAGGAGAGTGGCTATGCTCAGCCGGGCATGACGTAGGGCAGGTGCAGTAAAGACACTAAGTAATCAGGCAAATGAACGTATAGGGTGTGGAAAATGTCTATTCTAAATCGAAgctttttccttttttggCATCCGCCCATTAATCAAAAGCCACTAGAATCGAGTCGCATTATAGGAAGCACTGTGACTTAATGACACATCATAGCGAGAAAGGTGTGCATCTTTAGGGGGGCGGGTGTAGTTAAAGCGCTAAATTTTGGACTTTGTTTTCCAACATCGCTAAGCTATCCGAAGATTATTGGACAAGTAATATTGTGGCAGCTTAACTAGAAAAATGTTTACCAGTTTTTAGCGTGTCTTGGTATTTCGTGAAACTTCTCTCTCGTTATGGACTTATTCTTTTACATTACTCTTAAAACACAGTTTAGTCTAGGTACTAAGATTCCATTCAAGTCCGTGACGCTTTCCCTCACTCTGGTCCCATGTGCGAATACAATATTCCTGTTCCTATTGAGCAATCGCCTCGTTCCGTTTGTATACTCctcaaaagatttgaacACAATGATGAAAACGAACTATGATTGACCCCTGTCCGAACTGTCCAGCATCACTGTCCCATACGTCCGGCTGAAGAACGTAAGCATTGTTAACTAGCTAATATTGTGCCTAAGAAAATAGGGATTCGGCGACCATCATAAGACCTTTGACCTGGACCAATTGTGTTTTAGATCTTCTTTTAACATCACTATATTATTACGTGGGTTAGATCCTAGAAGTAAACGCCTCTAGTTACTCACATGAGTGTTTGCCTTACTAAGCAACAAAAAGCGGCCGAAAGGTATTGATAATCTATTAGTCCCAGTGTTTTGACGTCCGACTGTGTGAGAACACTAATCTGACACTTTTTGACGTGGCAGAATATTGCCAAAAAACAGCAGTTTTAGAAATGTTGTGTGCGTTGGTGCATTGATAACTATGACACCTGCATGAACTATGCCAATGGATGCTGCTTGAACCAAAGGTTCTGAAGtacttttttcaacaacCTGACTGAATTTTCGTCACCCTTACAtaattttgaagaattcCCTCTCATTCACTATTTTCTACTTCTTGTAGTTTAATTTCTTAGGGGTAGAGCAGCGGGCTCTGGATATGATTCGCCTGATAACAATTGCCAATAGTTCCCTAAAATATTCCAAATTTATGTAACATTGTGAGGCAGTTCATTCTCCACTAGTAGTTAAAGCTATAAGCCTTCTCTACTTTGGTTGGAAGTAAGGATAACTGGGGCGTATTTAACAAGGTAAATCAGGATTTGTAATTGTTCTTTAAGCTCCTTTACCTTCCACCACGCgaacagaaaagaagaaaaaccgTTTGAAGCGTTTTCTAGTGCCTCAAATCTGCTTTCTCTGTACGATTTACAATAAATACCACTTAGAGTGCATTGCATTGCTCCAACAACCTCCTTTTTACAATAATACGTTGTTTTACTGAATGCTGTTTAGGTCGGCGCTTATTTTTATaatttaaaaaaataaattgtTTCAGTCAATGATTCTGGAGTTCTCAAGGTAACAACACGGCTATACGGGAAACTGGGACTAAGCAACAGGTATCAAAGAAAGTACACCGCCATAAGAACTCAAATAGGTAAGTGTATACAGTACGGGAGTCAACTAAGACACAGCATTAGGACCACCCGAGAAGCAGTGTGCGGGAAGTAATGGGGCGCTCAATACAGAAAGAATGATCTTCTTACTACAAAGAAACAGGGTGGGTTAGTTACAAACCTGGACGCCGTATGGCATAGTACCAATTCGAaccgaaaaagaaaacaagaTTTTTAGAATGGGGTGTTCAGATTGGTAGTTGATTTTTGATAATagaataaaaataaaatggATAGCTAATAACGATTCTGCTGCAGATCTCTATACTCGGTAAGAAAATCAGCACTTCTGTATCAGACAGTTTGACCATGCTAACTTCTCAGTCATTGTTATTTGAAAGGGTCGACGACAATCTAGCTCCCTTACTTTGAGGTATATGCGTGATTTCTCTTTGGCAATGTCTTCAACTAGGGTAATCTGGTGGTCACAGTCTAAGTTTGCGTCAACGAGGCTTTTTAGCGCAGTATGGAGCTTTACAAGAACGCTCTTTTCATGGTCTCTGTATTCAGCCTCCCATTGTTGCCTGCACGTTGCATCCTTTGCTGACCTGATGCCTTGCCTCAAATGACGCCCGGCCTGTATACACTCGCCAATTTGGGTTCTTATGGCGGTGTACTTTTTTTGATACCCGTTGATTAACTCCAATTTCCCGTATAGCCGTGTCGTTACATCATATATCTGTTTGTACAATTCTGGAGGTAACGCTCCCGTGCCTCCGACCGAATGAATACTCTTCTCTATCAAATGATCATTCATACTCAGTTCATGTAGAACATGTCTGTAATTGCTCCAGGTTTCCTTCTCCTTTTGTAAGGCTTTAAAATACTTTACTATAGCGGAGGTATAACCTGATggattttcaaaaacaaattcaTCGTCACGTTCAATGATCTGCGAACAAGTAGTAATATCCCCGACATCTTCTGGTTCAGTCGAGGCAGTTCTGGTTTTATTATCTGCTGTGCTCATGGTACTAGAACACTCGGCTTTAGATGGGCCGTCAGTAAGACGAGGAGAgtgtttgaatattttttgaagtactttgttcgttttgttttcaacCTTCCTTTTGAACTTTCTGACATTCCTCCTCCGGAAATCCTCAGAGCTAACTCTTATGCATTTTATAATGTCATCACATTGTTTATATTCACCAATTACAGCTGTCCTTATTTCCTTCCACAGGCGACGCTCATAAATCAGTTGAGTTTTCGGATCCAAACGAGAGGCCAAACATCCATCTTCACATACAATCTTACTATTCACAGGCAATCCAGGACACGCAATCGATGGTGAAATGGCTATTGACCTTTTTTGCGTTGCTGCTTGCTCCGGTATAGCTAAAGCTTTTGTGTCATGAAGTTCAGATGTTGGGGGAGTGATAATGTTATCGTTATTAGCACCAGAAGTATTTGATGATTCATCATCAGTTGGGGGGCTAAAGATGGTATCATTCATAATACCAGGCGCTATTGATAGTCCATTGTTTGTTGGAGTATGAGTGTCTGAAGTGGTTGGTAATCTGAGAACGTTAGTAGATTGGTTTATTTTTGGGATGTCAATAAAGGCTGATACGACAGGAAGGTCAATAGGTAAAGATTTGGCAGGTTCGTCAGATAAAAATTCCGTAAGAATGTGAATAAATGAAGAGTCGGCAGGAACGGTAATGAATGAAGATTCGGCGGCAGGGTCAATATATGGGTTTGGTATACCCCAGTCGATAGTGTTGGAAGGTGTTGGAGTTTTGTCTAAGTCTTTTACAGACATTGTGACATGCTCAGAATATACGGATGAGGTGTCAGGAAAAAATGTACTGTTGCATGGGTTTTTGGATGTGCAGTCATGGTTTTCAGATACATCGACCTCAATTCcagc
Coding sequences within:
- the ARK1 gene encoding serine/threonine protein kinase ARK1 (similar to Saccharomyces cerevisiae PRK1 (YIL095W) and ARK1 (YNL020C); ancestral locus Anc_2.284) — translated: MNQPNISTYPQGTTLTVGSHQVQIIKYLTAGGFAQIYQTTISPIDPFSGTNIACLKRVIVPDKPSLNVLRAEVDAMKLLRNNRCVVSYIDSHAAKSSFQNGTYEVFLLMEYCENGGLINFLNSRLQNRLKESEVVNIMWSVSQGVAAMHALQPPLVHRDIKIENVLLSKNNEFKLCDFGSVSGPIRPPSNPQELALVQNDIMRNTTAQYRSPEMIDMSRGFPIDEKSDIWALGVFLYKICYYTTPFEKSGEAGILTSRYEFPAFPAYSDRLRHLISKLLAVQPNHRPNIYDVVKELSDMKNISCPIINFYLKPNMTDASNNIQHLHSIMNNTNTSTVQIQQQQLQLQLRQQQQVKVCRQQTPSQIEAPQLYMVTGSGDPLSNESLEGADMPVLSRSRSSGALKPMALNSHRKYYEHNLNNQPQTPALPEKSQRQVLNKPIVLEDIDLSSSSEDDDTEGSSIDDNIINSINLPPNANKRLGGRRSVSIFNPKNDTDLKHITKANEKSKESSGPKKVFSKEEVRKRMMEKLKEKDKGKNTTEPVSRSISTTPRKAPKGPPVPHKPDRLRPVLPSKPAFLSGKRVQDISDAINSK
- the KNAG0H02030 gene encoding uncharacterized protein encodes the protein MNQASNMSINCEFTKFIKATSKTFSQFQNLFQKKKVEVTKIKLEDYTPPAECIYCNGRIIGCVCDLVRKVAKNEVILESAALSAYLRKLAGLDCPTDGKKEAGIEVDVSENHDCTSKNPCNSTFFPDTSSVYSEHVTMSVKDLDKTPTPSNTIDWGIPNPYIDPAAESSFITVPADSSFIHILTEFLSDEPAKSLPIDLPVVSAFIDIPKINQSTNVLRLPTTSDTHTPTNNGLSIAPGIMNDTIFSPPTDDESSNTSGANNDNIITPPTSELHDTKALAIPEQAATQKRSIAISPSIACPGLPVNSKIVCEDGCLASRLDPKTQLIYERRLWKEIRTAVIGEYKQCDDIIKCIRVSSEDFRRRNVRKFKRKVENKTNKVLQKIFKHSPRLTDGPSKAECSSTMSTADNKTRTASTEPEDVGDITTCSQIIERDDEFVFENPSGYTSAIVKYFKALQKEKETWSNYRHVLHELSMNDHLIEKSIHSVGGTGALPPELYKQIYDVTTRLYGKLELINGYQKKYTAIRTQIGECIQAGRHLRQGIRSAKDATCRQQWEAEYRDHEKSVLVKLHTALKSLVDANLDCDHQITLVEDIAKEKSRIYLKVRELDCRRPFQITMTEKLAWSNCLIQKC
- the HDA1 gene encoding histone deacetylase HDA1 (similar to Saccharomyces cerevisiae HDA1 (YNL021W); ancestral locus Anc_2.285), which codes for MTEPSVKRENPDSQKPAESSTHSKRQMIVAPCAPKLRYTPLKTGLCYDVRMRYHAKIFTSYFEYIDPHPEDPRRIYRIYKILAENGLITDPMLSGIDDIGDLMLKIPVREATSQEVLEVHSKEHLEFIESVTKMSHDELLKSTETGDSVYFNNDSSSSAKLSCGGAIEACKAVVEGRVKNAFAVVRPPGHHSEPESAGGFCLFSNVAVASKNILRNYPESVRRIMILDWDIHHGNGTQKAFYDDDRVLYISLHRFELGKYYPGTAQGHYDKTGEGKGEGFNCNITWPVGGVGDAEYMWAFEQVVMPMSREFRPDLVIISAGFDAADGDTIGQCHVSPSCYGHMTHMLKSLANGNLCVVLEGGYNLDAIARSALSVAKVLIGEPPEELLDPVKDPKPEAIEIINKVIRLQSKYWKCFQRRHGNSGCTFEKHMTESISTDNFPLQSAIRQQQFSALSKEFGFVKFPLFEMKLSDDTVICSPEVYNKDTIIILVRDTPEIWAKRDVIQGTIDPSASIITDAALAFIKWAMERNYGVIDVNIPQSLFEQDNYSAMITAQEVMSFMWDNYIRFFGSASKIAFVGVGDACSGIVHLLGHRDTRSKVKSVINFIAQKTLKPLIPLVDETLGDWYFKNSLVFSDKNHACWGDNENENKKPRKKFGRVLRCNSDGLTNIIEERFEEATDFMLDSFEEWSESD